Proteins from a genomic interval of Diospyros lotus cultivar Yz01 chromosome 6, ASM1463336v1, whole genome shotgun sequence:
- the LOC127804233 gene encoding EPIDERMAL PATTERNING FACTOR-like protein 2: MGSGCNSFRGHKLHHLTMFLLLIATWTQFRFITQGGSRTIPIRPIGHYNQEGKALLNSQIGSRPPRCQRRCSSCGHCEAIQVPTEPQVITAGSKNSSAWMSRNGYASRDDSSDYKPISWKCKCGNSIFNP; the protein is encoded by the exons ATGGGTTCTGGTTGCAACTCGTTTCGTGGTCATAAACTTCACCATCTTACCATGTTTCTCCTCTTGATTGCAACATGGACACAGTTCAGATTTATTACTCAAG GTGGAAGTAGAACTATTCCGATCAGACCAATTGGCCATTACAATCAG GAAGGGAAGGCTTTATTGAATTCCCAGATTGGTTCCAGGCCTCCACGGTGCCAGCGGAGATGCAGTTCATGCGGACACTGTGAGGCCATTCAGGTGCCCACTGAACCTCAAGTAATTACAGCTGGAAGCAAAAACTCCTCTGCATGGATGTCCAGAAATGGGTATGCCAGTAGAGATGACAGCTCCGACTATAAGCCTATAAGCTGGAAATGCAAATGCGGGAACTCCATCTTCAACCCATGA
- the LOC127804231 gene encoding probable xyloglucan endotransglucosylase/hydrolase protein 6, which yields MATLAWKNNIVVASIFMHVLVFYSYSASGRPATFVQDFKITWADSHIRQIEGGRAIQLILDRNSGCGFASKSKYMFGRVSMKIKLIPGDSAGTVTAFYMNSDTNTVRDELDFEFLGNRSGQPYTVQTNVYAHGKGDREQRVNLWFDPATDFHTYSILWNHHHVVFYVDEIPIRVYKNNEARGIPYPKFQPMGVYSTLWEADDWATRGGLEKIDWSKAPFYAYYKDFDIEGCPVPGPGSCPSNPGNWWEGASWQELSAVEARRYRWVRLNHMIYDYCSDKSRYPVTPPECVAGI from the exons ATGGCCACATTGGCATGGAAGAACAACATTGTTGTTGCATCTATTTTCATGCATGTGCTAgtcttttattcttattctgcTTCAGGGCGACCGGCCACTTTTGTTCAGGACTTCAAAATTACGTGGGCTGATTCGCACATCAGGCAAATCGAGGGAGGGAGGGCCATCCAGCTGATTCTTGATCGAAACTCAg gttGTGGGTTCGCTTCCAAGAGCAAATACATGTTCGGACGTGTAAGCATGAAGATCAAGCTCATTCCCGGAGACTCTGCCGGCACTGTCACTGCGTTTTAC ATGAACTCCGACACGAACACGGTGCGAGACGAGTTGGACTTTGAATTCTTGGGAAATAGGAGCGGGCAGCCATACACAGTGCAAACCAATGTGTATGCGCATGGCAAGGGTGATAGGGAGCAAAGGGTCAACCTCTGGTTCGATCCCGCCACCGACTTCCACACTTACTCCATTCTCTGGAACCACCATCATGTTGT CTTTTACGTGGATGAAATACCGATCAGGGTATACAAGAACAACGAAGCGAGAGGGATTCCATACCCGAAGTTCCAGCCCATGGGAGTGTACTCCACGCTGTGGGAAGCCGACGACTGGGCGACGAGGGGCGGGCTGGAGAAGATCGACTGGAGCAAGGCCCCATTCTACGCCTACTACAAGGACTTTGACATCGAAGGGTGCCCCGTGCCCGGACCTGGAAGCTGCCCTTCCAACCCCGGAAACTGGTGGGAAGGGGCTTCCTGGCAAGAGCTCAGCGCCGTCGAGGCTCGACGCTACAGATGGGTTCGCCTGAACCACATGATCTACGACTACTGCTCCGATAAATCTCGCTACCCGGTTACCCCACCCGAATGTGTGGCTGGGATctaa